Within the Solwaraspora sp. WMMA2056 genome, the region TCGCCGCGATCCGTGGCCTGGTGGCCAACCCGAAGGGCGAGATCATCCCGCGGCCGATCAAGTCGAGCTACCGGGAAGGTCTGTCCGTGCTGGAGTACTTCATCTCCACGCACGGTGCCCGTAAGGGTCTGGCCGACACGGCGCTGCGGACCGCCGACTCGGGTTACCTGACCCGTCGTCTGGTCGACGTCTCGCAGGACGTCATCATCCGCGAGGAGGACTGCGGCACCGACCGGGCGATCACCATGCAGGTCGGTGAGCGCCTCGACGGCAAGCTGATGGTGCACGAGTTCGCGGAGACCGGCGTACACGCCCGAACCCTCGCGGAGGACATCAAGGGCGCCGACGGCGAGGTCGTGGTCGAGCGCGGCGCGGACCTCAACTCGATCCTGGTCGACAAGCTGGTCGCCGCCGGGGTCGAGATGGTCCGGGTACGCAGCGTGCTCACCTGCGAGTCGAAGCTCGGTGTCTGCGGTGCCTGCTACGGCCGGTCGCTGCCGACCGGCAAGACCGTGGACATCGGCGAGGCGGTCGGCATCATCGCCGCCCAGTCGATCGGTGAGCCGGGCACCCAGCTGACGATGCGGACCTTCCACACCGGTGGTGTCGCGGGTGAGGACATCACCCAGGGTCTGCCCCGGGTGCAGGAGATCTTCGAGGCGCGGGTGCCCAAGGGCAAGGCGCCGATCGCCGACACCCCGGGCCGGGTGCGGATCGAGGACGGCGAGCGGTCCCGGAAGATCATCGTGGTGCCGGACGACGGCAGCGACGAGATCACCTACGACAAGATCTCCAAGCGGGTCCGGCTGCGGGTGCACGACGGGGACCACGTCACCGTCGGCGAGAAGCTGACCGAGGGCACCATCGACCCGCACGAGCTGCTGCGGATCCTCGGCCCCCGGGCGGTGCAGGTCCACCTGACCCAGGAGGTCCAGGAGGTCTACCGCTCGCAGGGTGTGCTGATCCACGACAAGCACATCGAGATCATCATCCGGCAGATGCTCAAGCGGGTGACGGTCATCGACTCCGGCGGCACCGAGCTGCTACCGGGCGTGCTGGTGGACCGGGCGGTGTTCGAGTCGGAGAACCGTCGACTCGTCGCCGAGGGCGGCGAGCCCGCCGCCGGCCGGCCGATGCTGATGGGTATCACCAAGGCGTCGCTGGCCACCGACTCCTGGCTCTCGGCGGCCTCCTTCCAGGAGACCACCCGGGTGCTGACCGACGCGGCGATCAACGCGCGCAGCGACTCGCTGATCGGCCTCAAGGAGAACGTGATCATCGGAAAGCTCATCCCGGCGGGTACCGGCATCAGCAAGTACCGCAACGTCCGGGTCGAGCCGACCGAGGAAGCGAAGGCCAAGGTCTACTCGATGACCGGGTACCCGGAGACCGACTACGGGTTCGGGCCGGCCAGTGGGCAGGCTGTCCCGCTGGACGACTTCGACTTCGGTTCCTACCGCTGACCACCGGTCCGGTACAGCTGTGACGGCGCCTGTCCCACCGCGAGCGCGGCGGGGCAGGCGCCGTCAGCTTGTAGGCTGACACCGTGCAGGCGACCCCGGTGCCCTCGGCCACGTATCCGAGACCCCGGCATCCGGCGGATCCGGATCCGGTCCGGTCCAGCAAGGCGACGGCGGTCTTCGCGCTCGGGCTGATCGCCGCGATCACCGGTCTGCTGGTCGGCGGGGCGGTGCCCGCCACCGTGGCGCTGCTGCTGGGTCGGCAGGCGCGCCGTGAGGCGTACGACTCCCGGGGTTACCTGACCGGAGCGATCTGGCTGCGGCGCGGTGAGCGCCTGGCCTGGACGGGCCTGTTCCTCGCCGGCGCGGTACTGACCCTGGCGCTGGTGCTCGGCATCTTCACCTGGGCGACCGGTCCGGTCGGCCAGGACTTCGCCCCCGGGGTCGACTGACCGACGATCCACCGGCCCGGGTCGACCGGGGCGGTGACGGACCCCGCCGGCGGCGACCGACCGGCGACGGACGAGGAGGACGATCAGGTGACCCAGTTCCCGGGCTACCCGGCCGCGGGGCCGGCGGGCGGTCCGCCCGTCGCCGGGCCGATGGCGCCGCCACCGCCGCCGGAGGGTCGGCTGCGACCGCGCCGGGTCGATCCGGTCCCCGGTACGGAGTACGGCCTGGTCCACCTGGAGGTGGCGCCGGTGGTGTCCGGGCTGGCGGTCGCCGCGTTGATCGCCGGGGTGGTCTCGGTGCTGGTGTCGTTCGCGGTCGGCTGCCTCGGGGCAGGCGGTGCCGACAGCGGTTGGGGCGGCTGGGTGGCCGGTGCGTTCACCTTGCTCAGCGGCTCCTTCGGGGTCGCGGCGGTGACGCTGGGCATCCTCGGGTTGCGTCAGGTCCGCCGGGTCGCGCCGCCGCCGGCCGTCCGGTTCACCGGGCGTGGGGTGGCGGTCGCCGGGATCAGCTGCGGGGCCGTCGGGCTGGTCATCACCCTGCTCGGGCTGGTGCTGACCATGCTGCTGGCGCTCGTCTGACCGCAGCGGTGCCGGACGCCGGGCCGCCAGCCGGGTCCCGATGGGCCTGGTGCGGGGGCAAGGTCCGGGCCGGCCGGCCGACGGACTGGCGAGCCGGTACACTGGGTCACTGGAGTCGTCCGCCGCAGGCGGGCAGGTGGTGGCGGCTGACGCGACCGCTGCGGAAGCCGTTTTGACCTGCGCGTGTGGGGTGGGTACTCTTTCCTCTCGTGCCCGGCGTGACCGGGCAAGTCGTGCGTGCGCTCGACCTGGCCAGCGGCCATCGAGTGACGTCACGACGGATGCAGATCCCGGTGGGTGACAGTAGCGTGCCGGGTCCGCGTGCGGGCGACACGCCCGACCGCGGGTGCCGGGGCCCCAGCCGGGGCGGCCGGTCGGAATGTAGGAGAGCCGTCCACGGGCGGCTGAGGAACAGTGCGGCCGCCTGCGGCCGGAGGGAGCAAAGAAACCCGGTGCCAACGATCCAGCAGCTGGTCCGAAAGGGCCGCCAGGCGAAGACGAGCAAGACCAAGACGCCAGCGTTGAAGGGCAGCCCTCAGCGTCGTGGCGTGTGCACCCGCGTGTACACCACCACCCCCAAGAAGCCGAACTCCGCACTGCGCAAGGTCGCCCGGGTGAAGCTCAGCAGCCAGATCGAGGTCACCGCCTACATCCCCGGCGTCGGCCACAACCTGCAGGAACACTCGATCGTGCTGGTGCGTGGCGGCCGGGTGAAGGACCTGCCGGGCGTCCGCTACAAGATCGTCCGCGGTTCGCTGGACACCCAGGGTGTCCGCAACCGCAAGCAGGCTCGCAGCCGCTACGGCGCGAAGAAGGAGAAGAGCTGACATGCCGCGTAAGGGCCCAGCACCGCGTCGGCCACTGGTCGCGGACCCGGTGTACAACTCCCCGCTGGTCACCCAGCTGGTGAACAAGATCCTCCTGCGTGGCAAGCGTCAGCTCGCCGAGCGCATCGTCTACGGCGCCCTGGAGGGCTGCCGGGAGAAGTCCGGCACCGACCCGGTCGTCACGCTCAAGCGCGCCATGGACAACGTCAAGCCCACCCTGGAGGTGCGCAGCCGCCGGGTCGGTGGCGCGACCTACCAGGTGCCGGTCGAGGTCCGCCCGTCGCGGGCGACCACCCTGGGGCTGCGCTGGCTGGTCCAGTACTCGAAGGCCCGCCGGGAGAAGACCATGATCGAGCGCCTGATGAACGAGCTGCTGGACGCGAGCAACGGTCTGGGCGCCGCGGTCAAGCGTCGCGAGGACACCCACAAGATGGCGGAGTCCAACAAGGCCTTCGCGCACTACCGCTGGTAAGCGGCAGCTGTCATGCCTCCCGGCACAGCCGCGCAGACACAGTCGACGACGAGACGAAGTAGGGATTGAAGTGGCCGCCGCAGACGCGCTCGCCAAGGTTCGCAACATCGGCATCATGGCGCACATCGATGCCGGTAAGACCACGACCACTGAGCGGATCCTGTTCTACACCGGTATCACGTACAAGATCGGTGAGGTCCACGAGGGCGCTGCCGTCATGGACTGGATGGAGCAGGAGCAGGAGCGGGGGATCACCATCACCTCCGCCGCCACCAAGTGTGAGTGGAAGGGCCACACCATCCAGATCATCGACACGCCCGGCCACGTCGACTTCACGGTCGAGGTCGAGCGGTCGCTGCGCGTGCTCGACGGCGCGGTGGCGGTCTACGACGGCGTTGCCGGCGTGGAGCCGCAGACCGAGAACGTCTGGCGGCAGGCGGACAAGTACAAGGTCCCCCGGATGTGCTTCGTCAACAAGCTCGACCGGACCGGGGCCGACTTCTTCCGCTGCGTGCAGATGATGGTGGACCGGCTCAACGCCACCCCGCTGGTGCTGCAGATCCCGATCGGCCTGGAAGGCGACCACATCGGTGTCGTCGACCTGGTCGAGATGCGTGCGCTGACCTGGCGCGGGGAGACCCAGAAGGGCGAGGACTACGCGATCGAGGAGATCCCGGCCGACCTCGCCGACGCCGCCGCCGAGTGGCGCGAGAAGCTGGTGGAGACCCTCGCCGACGTCGACGACGCCATCATGGAGAAGTACCTCGAAGGTGAGGAACTCTCCGTCGCCGAGATCAAGGCCGCCATCCGGCGGGCCACCCTCGCCGACAAGGGCAACCCGGTGCTGTGCGGTTCGGCCTTCAAGAACAAGGGCGTGCAGCCGATGCTGGACGCCGTCGTCGACTACCTGCCGTCGCCGCTGGACATCCCGGCGATCGAGGGCACCGCGACCGACGGCGAGACCCCGATGCTGCGTAAGCCGTCGCCGAGCGAGCCGTTCTCCGGTCTGGCCTTCAAGATCCAGACCGACCGGCACCTCGGCAAGCTGACCTACGTACGGGTCTACTCCGGCAAGCTGGAGTCCGGGTCCCAGGTGGTGAACTCCACCAAGGACCGCAAGGAGCGGATCGGCAAGATCTACCAGATGCACGCGAACAAGCGTGAGGAGCGGCCGGCCGCGGTCGCCGGTGACATCATCGCCGTGCAGGGCCTGAAGCAGACCACCACCGGGGACACCCTGTGTGACCCGGCGAACCCGGTCATCCTGGAGTCGATGACGTTCCCGGAGCCGGTCATCGAGGTGGCGATCGAGCCCAAGACCAAGGCCGACCAGGAGAAGCTCAGCACCGCGATCCAGCGGCTGGCCGAGGAGGACCCGACCTTCCGCGTCAAGAACGACGAGGAGACCGGGCAGACGGTCATCGCCGGCATGGGCGAGCTGCACCTGGACATCCTGGTCGACCGGATGCGCCGCGAGTTCAACGTCGAGGCGAACATCGGCAAGCCGCAGGTGGCGTACCGGGAGACCATCCGCCGCAAGGTGGAGAAGGTCGAGTACACCCACAAGAAGCAGACCGGTGGGTCCGGCCAGTACGCCCGGGTGATCATCAGCCTGGAGCCGCTGCCGCTGGACAACGAGGCGCCGACGTACGAGTTCGCCAACGCGGTCACCGGTGGCCGGGTGCCGCGGGAGTTCATCCCGTCGGTCGACGCCGGTGCCCAGGACGCCATGCAGTACGGCATCCTCGCCGGCTACCCGCTGGTCGGGGTCAAGCTGACCCTGGTCGACGGGCAGTACCACGAGGTGGACTCGTCCGAGATGGCGTTCAAGATCGCCGGTTCGATGGCGCTCAAGGAGGCCGCCCGCCGGGCGGACCCGGCGCTGCTCGAGCCGATGATGGCCGTTGAAGTCACCACTCCCGAGGAGAACATGGGTGACGTCATCGGCGACCTCAACTCCCGGCGTGGCATCATCCAGGCGATGGAGGAGCGCGGCGGAGCCCGCGTCGTCCGGGCCCTGGTGCCGCTGTCGGAGATGTTCGGCTACGTCGGCGACCTGCGGTCGAAGACCCAGGGCCGGGCGAGCTACAGCATGCAGTTCGACTCCTACGCCGAAGTGCCGCAGAGCGTGGCGAAGGAGATCATCGCGAAGGCGACGGGCGAGTAACGGTCCGGGGGAGCGTCGCTTCCCCGGCCCGTCTCGGGCGAGCTGCGTACCGGGCCTGAAGGCGTGACCGCCGCAAGACCCAAGCACTTCCGGTCGCCGACATCGGACCGGAAAGGCTGTCGACAGAGTCCTAAGCGCCGAACGGCGCGCCGGGCGTACGAACCAAGAAGTCCACAGGAGGACACCAGTGGCGAAGGCGAAGTTCGAGCGGACTAAGCCGCACGTCAACATCGGCACCATTGGTCACATCGACCACGGTAAGACGACGCTGACGGCGGCCATCACCAAGGTCCTGCACGACAGGATGCCGGACCTCAACCCGTACACGCCGTTCGACGAGATCGACAAGGCGCCGGAGGAGAAGGCCCGCGGCATCACGATCTCGATCGCACACGTCGAGTACCAGACCGAGGCGCGGCACTACGCACACGTCGACTGCCCCGGTCACGCCGACTACATCAAGAACATGATCACCGGTGCCGCGCAGATGGACGGCGCGATCCTGGTGGTCGCGGCGACCGACGGCCCGATGCCGCAGACCCGCGAGCACGTGCTGCTGGCCCGCCAGGTCGGCGTCCCGTACATCGTCGTGGCGCTCAACAAGAGCGACATGGTCGACGACGAGGAGCTGCTCGAGCTGGTCGAGCTCGAGGTCCGCGAGCTGCTGTCGGCGCAGGAGTACCCGGGTGACGACCTGCCGGTCGTGCGGGTCTCCGCGCTCAAGGCGCTCGAGGGCGACCCGGAGTGGTCCGACAAGCTCATGGACCTGATGAACGCGGTCGACACCGCGATTCCGCAGCCGGAGCGGGAGACCGAGAAGCCGTTCCTCATGCCGATCGAGGACGTCTTCACGATCACCGGTCGGGGCACCGTGGTGACCGGCCGCGCCGAGCGGGGCATCCTCAAGCCGAACGAGGAGGTGGAGATCGTCGGCATCCGCGAGAAGTCGATGAAGACCACCTGCACCGGCATCGAGATGTTCCGCAAGCTGCTGGACGAGGCACGGGCCGGTGAGAACGTCGGTCTGCTGCTGCGTGGCATCAAGCGCGAGGACGTCGAGCGCGGCATGGTGGTCATCAAGCCGGGTACCACCACCCCGCACACCGAGTTCGAGGCGACGGTCTACATCCTCTCCAAGGAGGAAGGTGGCCGGCACACGCCGTTCTTCCAGAACTACCGGCCGCAGTTCTACTTCCGGACCACCGACGTGACCGGCGTGGTCACGTTGCCGGAGGGCACCGAGATGGTCATGCCGGGTGACAACACCTCCATGACGGTCAAGCTGATCCAGCCGATCGCGATGGAGGAGAACCTCAAGTTCGCGATCCGTGAGGGTGGCCGGACCGTCGGCGCCGGTCGGGTCACCAAGATCATCAAGTGAACTGGTAACCCGATTGGCCTTGTCGTACTCCGGTACGGCATACTGGTCAGGTTGCGTCCGCGTAGGGTGGCTGGCTGCCCGGCAGTCAGCCACCCTCGCACGGCGTCCGGGGCAGATCCCGCCACGGCGTCGCACCCGATCGACAGCGTCGCTCGTCGTCGCGTCGTCGTGAGGGTGTCGGCGTGGTCGGCCTGGCCCGGTGCTCACGGCCTCAGCGGCAGGGTCTGCCGCCGCACGGTCCAGATCGTTCCGGAGTCCCGGGGCGGAGCCTGGCCAGCGGTTGCGACACGCCCGACCGCGGGGGTCGGACACGAGAAGAAACGGCAGCGCCGGGGTCCGACCGGCGGCATCCGCTCGGCGAGCGGGCTCCATTGCGGGCGGAGAGAGAAGGAACAGAAGCCACCATGGCGGGACAAAAGATCCGCATCCGGCTCAAGGCCTATGACCACGAGGTCGTGGACTCCTCGGCGCGGAAGATCGTCGAGACGGTGACGCGCACCGGCGCTCAGGTCGCAGGCCCGGTGCCGCTGCCCACTGAGATCAACCGTTTCTGCGTCATCCGTTCGCCGCACAAGTACAAGGACTCGCGCGAGCACTTCGAGATGCGCACACACAAGCGTCTGATCGACATCATCGACCCGACCCCGAAGACGGTCGATTCGCTGATGCGCCTCGACCTGCCGGCTGGCGTCGACATCGAGATCAAGCTGTAGGGACCGGACAATGGACAGGCAAGTGAAGGGCATCCTGGGCGCCAAGCTCGGCATGACCCAGGTCTGGGACAACAACCGGGTCGTCCCGGTGACGGTGGTGCAGGCCGGCCCGTGTGTGGTGACCCAGGTGCGTACCGCCGACAAGGACGGCTACGCCGCGGTCCAGCTCGCGTTCGGCGCGATCGACCCGCGCAAGGTGAACAAGCCGGAATCCGGCCACTTCGCCAAGTCCGGCGTGGCACCGCGGCGGCACATCGTCGAGCTGCGCACCACTGACGCCAGCGAGTACGAGCTGGGTCAGGAGGTCACCGTCGAGACGTTCGAGCCGGGTGCTCGCATCGACGTGACCGGCCGGACCAAGGGCAAGGGCTTCGCCGGCGTCATGAAGCGGCACGGCTTCCACGGCCTGCGGGCCAGCCACGGTGTCGAGCGCAAGCACCGCTCGCCCGGCTCGATCGGCGCCTGCGCGACCCCCGGTCGCGTCTTCAAGGGCGTCCGGATGGCCGGCCGCATGGGCAGCGTGCGCTACACCGTGCAGAACCTCACCGTGCAGGCGGTCGACCCGGAGAACAACCTGCTGCTGGTCAAGGGAGCGATCCCGGGCCCGGCCGGCGCGTTGATCCTGGTCCGCAGCGCGGCGAAGGCACAGGCGAAGAAGGGCGGTGTCGCCAAATGACCACCGTTGACGTGATCAACGCCGAGGGCACCAAGAGCGGCACCGTCGACCTGCCCGGCGAGGTCTTCGACGTACAGGCCAACATCGCCCTGATGCACCAGGTCGTGGTCGCCCAGCTCGCCGCCGCGCGGCAGGGCACGCACAAGACCAAGACCCGGGGCGAGGTCGCCGGCGGCGGCAAGAAGCCGTACAAGCAGAAGGGCACCGGCCGGGCCCGGCAGGGCTCGATCCGGGCCCCGCAGTTCGCCGGCGGTGGCGTGGTGCACGGCCCGGTGCCGCGCGACTACAGCCAGCGCACCCCGAAGAAGATGAAGGCGGCCGCGCTGCGTGGCGCCCTCTCCGACCGGGCGCGCGCCGGCCAGGTGCACGTCGTCGAGGCGTTCGTCAGCGGCGAGACCCCGTCGACCAAGGCGGCGCTCGCCACCCTGCGCAAGGTCAGCTCCGCCAAGCGGGTGCTGGTCGTGCTCAGTGCGACCGACGAGCTGAACTGGTTGTCGCTGCGCAACCTGCGTAACAGCTCGACGCTCGTGCACCTCATCGAGGTGGGCCAGCTCAACACCTACGACGTGCTGGTCGCCGACGACGTGGTCTTCACCAAGGAGGCCCTCGACCAGTTCCTGGGCACGCCGGCGCAGACCGAGGAGGGCGACAAGTGAGCACGATTGCCGACCCGCGCGACATCATCGTGGCGCCGGTGGTCTCGGAGAAGAGCTACGCCGAGCTGAACCGGAACTGGTACACGTTCCTGGTCCACCCGGACGCCAACAAGACCCAGATCAAGATCGCTATCCAGCAGATTTTCGACGTCCGGGTGCTGACCGTGAACACGCTCAACCGTGAGGGCAAGCGTAAGCGGACCCGTACCGGGTTCGGTCAGCGCAAGGCGACCAAGCGGGCGATGGTGAAGCTGGCTGACGGTGACCGTATCGAGGCCTTCGGCGGCCCGGTCAGCTGAGGGGTGTAGACAATGCCAATCCGTAAGTACAAGCCGACGACGCCGGGCCGCCGTGGTTCGTCCGTCGCCGACTTCGCTGAGATCACCCGGTCCACGCCGGAGAAGTCCCTGCTGGTGCCGCTGCCGAAGAAGGGCGGGCGCAACGCGCACGGCCGGATCACCGCGCGGCACCACGGTGGTGGCCACAAGCGCCAGTACCGGCTGATCGACTTCAAGCGGGTGGACAAGGACGGCGTACCGGCCAAGGTCGCGCACATCGAGTACGACCCGAACCGGACCGCCCGGATCGCGCTGCTGCACTACGCCGACGGCGAGAAGCGCTACATCATCGCGCCGAAGGACCTCAAGCAGGGCGACGCCGTCGAGTCCGGCCCCGGTGCCGACATCAAGCCCGGCAACAACCTGCCGCTGCGCAACATCCCGGTCGGTTCCACGATCCACGCGGTGGAGCTGCGGCCGGGTGGCGGCGCCAAGCTGGCCCGCTCGGCCGGCGTCGGCATCCAGCTGCTCGGCCGGGAAGGTGCGTACGCCACGCTGCGGATGCCCTCCGGTGAGATCCGTCGGGTCGACGTGCGCTGCCGGGCCACCGTCGGTGAGATCGGCAACGCCGACCAGTCAAACATCAACTGGGGCAAGGCCGGCCGCATGCGGTGGAAGGGCAAGCGCCCGACCGTCCGTGGCGTCGCGATGAACCCGGTCGACCACCCGCACGGTGGTGGTGAAGGCAAGACCTCCGGTGGTCGCCACCCGGTGAACCCGCAGGGTAAGCCGGAGGGCCGGACCCGCCGTAAGGGCCAGCCGAGTGACCGGCTGATCGTCCGCCGCCGCTACGCGACCCGCAAGCGCGGCTAGAAGGAGTCTGGGACAACATGCCTCGCAGCCTGAAGAAGGGCCCGTTCGT harbors:
- the rpsL gene encoding 30S ribosomal protein S12, whose amino-acid sequence is MPTIQQLVRKGRQAKTSKTKTPALKGSPQRRGVCTRVYTTTPKKPNSALRKVARVKLSSQIEVTAYIPGVGHNLQEHSIVLVRGGRVKDLPGVRYKIVRGSLDTQGVRNRKQARSRYGAKKEKS
- the rpsG gene encoding 30S ribosomal protein S7 → MPRKGPAPRRPLVADPVYNSPLVTQLVNKILLRGKRQLAERIVYGALEGCREKSGTDPVVTLKRAMDNVKPTLEVRSRRVGGATYQVPVEVRPSRATTLGLRWLVQYSKARREKTMIERLMNELLDASNGLGAAVKRREDTHKMAESNKAFAHYRW
- the fusA gene encoding elongation factor G; the encoded protein is MAAADALAKVRNIGIMAHIDAGKTTTTERILFYTGITYKIGEVHEGAAVMDWMEQEQERGITITSAATKCEWKGHTIQIIDTPGHVDFTVEVERSLRVLDGAVAVYDGVAGVEPQTENVWRQADKYKVPRMCFVNKLDRTGADFFRCVQMMVDRLNATPLVLQIPIGLEGDHIGVVDLVEMRALTWRGETQKGEDYAIEEIPADLADAAAEWREKLVETLADVDDAIMEKYLEGEELSVAEIKAAIRRATLADKGNPVLCGSAFKNKGVQPMLDAVVDYLPSPLDIPAIEGTATDGETPMLRKPSPSEPFSGLAFKIQTDRHLGKLTYVRVYSGKLESGSQVVNSTKDRKERIGKIYQMHANKREERPAAVAGDIIAVQGLKQTTTGDTLCDPANPVILESMTFPEPVIEVAIEPKTKADQEKLSTAIQRLAEEDPTFRVKNDEETGQTVIAGMGELHLDILVDRMRREFNVEANIGKPQVAYRETIRRKVEKVEYTHKKQTGGSGQYARVIISLEPLPLDNEAPTYEFANAVTGGRVPREFIPSVDAGAQDAMQYGILAGYPLVGVKLTLVDGQYHEVDSSEMAFKIAGSMALKEAARRADPALLEPMMAVEVTTPEENMGDVIGDLNSRRGIIQAMEERGGARVVRALVPLSEMFGYVGDLRSKTQGRASYSMQFDSYAEVPQSVAKEIIAKATGE
- the tuf gene encoding elongation factor Tu; this encodes MAKAKFERTKPHVNIGTIGHIDHGKTTLTAAITKVLHDRMPDLNPYTPFDEIDKAPEEKARGITISIAHVEYQTEARHYAHVDCPGHADYIKNMITGAAQMDGAILVVAATDGPMPQTREHVLLARQVGVPYIVVALNKSDMVDDEELLELVELEVRELLSAQEYPGDDLPVVRVSALKALEGDPEWSDKLMDLMNAVDTAIPQPERETEKPFLMPIEDVFTITGRGTVVTGRAERGILKPNEEVEIVGIREKSMKTTCTGIEMFRKLLDEARAGENVGLLLRGIKREDVERGMVVIKPGTTTPHTEFEATVYILSKEEGGRHTPFFQNYRPQFYFRTTDVTGVVTLPEGTEMVMPGDNTSMTVKLIQPIAMEENLKFAIREGGRTVGAGRVTKIIK
- the rpsJ gene encoding 30S ribosomal protein S10 encodes the protein MAGQKIRIRLKAYDHEVVDSSARKIVETVTRTGAQVAGPVPLPTEINRFCVIRSPHKYKDSREHFEMRTHKRLIDIIDPTPKTVDSLMRLDLPAGVDIEIKL
- the rplC gene encoding 50S ribosomal protein L3, whose amino-acid sequence is MDRQVKGILGAKLGMTQVWDNNRVVPVTVVQAGPCVVTQVRTADKDGYAAVQLAFGAIDPRKVNKPESGHFAKSGVAPRRHIVELRTTDASEYELGQEVTVETFEPGARIDVTGRTKGKGFAGVMKRHGFHGLRASHGVERKHRSPGSIGACATPGRVFKGVRMAGRMGSVRYTVQNLTVQAVDPENNLLLVKGAIPGPAGALILVRSAAKAQAKKGGVAK
- the rplD gene encoding 50S ribosomal protein L4, which produces MTTVDVINAEGTKSGTVDLPGEVFDVQANIALMHQVVVAQLAAARQGTHKTKTRGEVAGGGKKPYKQKGTGRARQGSIRAPQFAGGGVVHGPVPRDYSQRTPKKMKAAALRGALSDRARAGQVHVVEAFVSGETPSTKAALATLRKVSSAKRVLVVLSATDELNWLSLRNLRNSSTLVHLIEVGQLNTYDVLVADDVVFTKEALDQFLGTPAQTEEGDK
- the rplW gene encoding 50S ribosomal protein L23 is translated as MSTIADPRDIIVAPVVSEKSYAELNRNWYTFLVHPDANKTQIKIAIQQIFDVRVLTVNTLNREGKRKRTRTGFGQRKATKRAMVKLADGDRIEAFGGPVS
- the rplB gene encoding 50S ribosomal protein L2, which codes for MPIRKYKPTTPGRRGSSVADFAEITRSTPEKSLLVPLPKKGGRNAHGRITARHHGGGHKRQYRLIDFKRVDKDGVPAKVAHIEYDPNRTARIALLHYADGEKRYIIAPKDLKQGDAVESGPGADIKPGNNLPLRNIPVGSTIHAVELRPGGGAKLARSAGVGIQLLGREGAYATLRMPSGEIRRVDVRCRATVGEIGNADQSNINWGKAGRMRWKGKRPTVRGVAMNPVDHPHGGGEGKTSGGRHPVNPQGKPEGRTRRKGQPSDRLIVRRRYATRKRG